The Gammaproteobacteria bacterium DNA window TTGGTGGTCTCCATGCTCATCATGTCAGAAGATGCCAAATCGGACCGCCCCCAGGTGGCGGCAATCGGGTGTCGCTGCATGAATTCCAGCACAGCCTGGCAGGCCTGGCTCAGACGCCGTTCGTCCCGCGCCCAGCGCATGGCCTGGCGAATGCTGGTGGCAGACAATTGCGGAATCATGCGCGCGCATTCGACCGCAGTCAGACTGGTGCCGTGGGCCATGATGCCGGCATAGACCATCAGCAGCTCGTCGGTAGAGCGCGGCTCACGTCCGAGCATGATCCAGCTAAAGCGCACCTGGGCGTCAACGGCCAGAATCACTTCCGGCAATTGAACCTCACCGATGCGGTGATCCAAAGCCGCGCGCAGCTTGGTCACTTCTGGGTCTTCGTCCTCTGCGGGCAATGGCGACAAATGGAGTTCATCATCCACGCGCAGTACGCCACTGCGGGCTGCAGCGGCCACCGCATCGACACCGGCAGTTACTCTGGCCAGCAAAGGCTTCAAGAAAGTGGCAGCCTTGCTGGGTAACGATAGACGGGCATAGTGTTTCTTGGACTCTGCCTGCCAACGCTCGTCCGTGAAGAACAAGCGCGCACGACCCCGAAAGCTCAGGCTGTGCTCAATCCAGACCGAGCCATTGCGCACCGCGCGGCGCAGGGCAAACAGGGTGGCCACCTCCAACGCCTGAAACGCCCGTTCCCGGTCTGGGCTGGAGATCGAAACCTGCCAGATCATTCCCAGACTTGGTGCCACCACTTCAACTGGCAGCTTTCTGGATCCTTTGAGATATAAAGCTTGCAGCTTGGCAAGGTACTCGATGGCAGGATGCTCGCCGGTGGCCTGCCAGGGCAGCTTTGCAATGGCGACGAGCAACGACCGCACGGGGCGAATTCCATCAATCAATCCCTCGCGGACCAGGGAGGCCCTGCTCGGTGGTTTGCGTTTCTGGGTTTCGGTGATCAAGGCTTCAAGACGGGCACGCAACTCAGCATCTGGCACCGCACCTTGCGCGCTCAAGGCAACAAGTTCGCCGAGCAGCGTTTTGTACATTGCGGCCCAATTGACGGTAGCGGGGACATCGGCGGCAGCCTGACGCCACAGATCGGCGATCCGGCGCTGCACCATAAGGATCAACTGGTCTGTGGTGGTGAACAGGCAATACCGAAGAAAGCATGCGACCTCCACGGTGCGCGCTGGCTCTTTGATCTTGGCTCCGGCTGAGGGCGGCCTGGAGACAAGTCGGCGCGCGTAGCGGCGCAAGATGAGATCGGGGATGTCTGCCAGGTGCTTATGAACGTCCAGCGTGTAAAGCAGGTCGATGCGCTCCAGTACCTCGCTGATTTGGCGGGTTGAGTGTTTCGCCGGTGCAGCCCATAGCCAACTCTGCTGGGTTTGTCCATCTGGGCGCAGCTCTGAAACTGAGGCTCGCCAGCGATCAAGTGTTGCTGGATCAACGCTGGCGGCGATGGCGGTGCCTGTTTCAACTTCAAGCTGGGCAAGTGCCGCCGCAATCAGTGTCCGAATTGCCCGCTCGTGCACGATCACCAGCTTGTTCTTGTACAGCCATTGACGCGCCCGCACGAGTAGCTGATCGCGGTCGGCGCAGCGCGCCACTTCGTCGCGCAGTTCACGTACCAGTGAGCGGCGCTGGTGCTCGCTCATCCACTGGAATCCAAGGACCGTGCAGGCTACTTGTTGGTGATCGAATAGCGTGCGCCCGCGTTCATACATGGCTCTCAGCGAGGCGACTTCTGGTGCTGCAATGCCAAGCTCGTTGCCAAGGTGGCGCCACAAGGCTACTGGAATTACCCGAAAGGCACCGAGCAAACGCCCACTCATGCGCAGGAAACCAATATGGAGCGCCAGACCAAGCTTGTGGGAATCACCTCGGCGTGCATTGATTGCGTCGCGCTCGGCACCATCGAAGGTGAAAAATGCCTTCATCTCGAAGTCGCTGATATCGCGGGGGAGCCCACGCATCCCCAAAAACGTTGTGTGCCAACCCTGCATCGTGAACCTCAAAAGTGGGAGGCCACCATACCCGTTTACAAAGCGAACAGGAAAGTCAATGAAATCAACGGTCTACCCAGACCACCCCCGCGCCAGTGCTAGCTTTGCGTACCGTCACTTATTGCACTGAAAACGAGGAGACCCC harbors:
- a CDS encoding Tn3-like element IS1071 family transposase, which codes for MQGWHTTFLGMRGLPRDISDFEMKAFFTFDGAERDAINARRGDSHKLGLALHIGFLRMSGRLLGAFRVIPVALWRHLGNELGIAAPEVASLRAMYERGRTLFDHQQVACTVLGFQWMSEHQRRSLVRELRDEVARCADRDQLLVRARQWLYKNKLVIVHERAIRTLIAAALAQLEVETGTAIAASVDPATLDRWRASVSELRPDGQTQQSWLWAAPAKHSTRQISEVLERIDLLYTLDVHKHLADIPDLILRRYARRLVSRPPSAGAKIKEPARTVEVACFLRYCLFTTTDQLILMVQRRIADLWRQAAADVPATVNWAAMYKTLLGELVALSAQGAVPDAELRARLEALITETQKRKPPSRASLVREGLIDGIRPVRSLLVAIAKLPWQATGEHPAIEYLAKLQALYLKGSRKLPVEVVAPSLGMIWQVSISSPDRERAFQALEVATLFALRRAVRNGSVWIEHSLSFRGRARLFFTDERWQAESKKHYARLSLPSKAATFLKPLLARVTAGVDAVAAAARSGVLRVDDELHLSPLPAEDEDPEVTKLRAALDHRIGEVQLPEVILAVDAQVRFSWIMLGREPRSTDELLMVYAGIMAHGTSLTAVECARMIPQLSATSIRQAMRWARDERRLSQACQAVLEFMQRHPIAATWGRSDLASSDMMSMETTKRVWQARLDPRRNTPSIGIYSHVKDRWGIFHAQPFVLNERQAGVAIEGVIRQEKLETSQLAVDTHGYTDFAMSHARLLGFDLCPRLKELKQRHLFVPRGTKVPAEIAAVCEANVDVALIEKHWDSLVHLAASVMS